The following proteins are encoded in a genomic region of Pirellulales bacterium:
- a CDS encoding DUF1559 domain-containing protein translates to MARSARRGFTLVELLVVISIIGILMALLLPAIQASREAARRIDCSNRLKQLGLAALNFHTARQRFPPGYLGIYPPTVPSLTQDQWVGVIPYLLPYFEKKVVYQTIDPSVLQINQSNPPWWTNDSAWAAAQTRYSDLLCPSAPDALPLTGTFALLHAYAAPAGSGFVQATLTGEYFDPPPPGDSPLGLTDYLGSAGAFGFTQVPFFDRCKGIFTDRSRVAISLIQDGTSKTLLFGEAFGARDGGDYTLGYSWMGCGAMPEGWGLGDGRMDQYIGSWGQFSSQHPNIVTFCLADGSVHFMAKDISGDVLNSLGGINDGDYVDPALLK, encoded by the coding sequence ATGGCCCGATCGGCGCGACGCGGTTTCACGCTCGTCGAGCTGTTGGTGGTGATTTCGATCATCGGGATTCTGATGGCATTGCTGCTGCCGGCCATCCAAGCATCGCGCGAGGCCGCCCGCCGGATCGACTGCTCGAACCGGCTCAAACAGCTTGGTTTGGCGGCCCTCAACTTTCATACGGCACGACAGAGATTCCCACCGGGATACCTCGGAATCTATCCACCGACGGTTCCTTCGCTCACCCAAGATCAATGGGTGGGGGTCATTCCGTATCTCTTGCCGTATTTCGAGAAGAAAGTCGTGTATCAGACGATCGATCCGAGCGTGCTGCAGATCAATCAGTCAAATCCTCCTTGGTGGACGAATGATAGTGCATGGGCGGCGGCACAAACTCGGTATTCCGATTTGTTATGCCCTTCGGCGCCGGACGCGCTGCCATTGACCGGTACATTTGCGCTGCTTCATGCCTACGCGGCGCCCGCGGGTTCGGGCTTCGTTCAAGCTACGCTGACGGGCGAATACTTCGACCCTCCCCCTCCAGGCGACTCCCCGCTTGGGCTCACGGACTACCTGGGATCCGCGGGGGCATTCGGCTTTACGCAGGTGCCGTTTTTCGATCGCTGCAAGGGAATATTCACGGATAGGTCACGCGTCGCGATTTCTCTCATCCAGGATGGGACAAGCAAGACACTCCTGTTTGGCGAGGCATTTGGTGCGCGGGACGGCGGCGATTATACGCTAGGGTATTCATGGATGGGATGCGGTGCCATGCCCGAGGGCTGGGGGCTCGGCGATGGACGCATGGATCAATACATTGGAAGCTGGGGTCAATTCAGCAGCCAGCATCCAAACATCGTGACATTCTGTCTTGCGGACGGTTCGGTCCATTTCATGGCGAAGGATATCTCAGGAGATGTTTTGAACTCTCTTGGCGGAATCAATGATGGCGATTATGTCGACCCCGCCTTGTTGAAATAG